Within the Thermovenabulum gondwanense genome, the region CGGCTCCCAGTTCAAATCCCAAAATTTTGTCAAACTCTTCCCCTCTTGCGGTTAACATGATGATAGGCACATCGGAATTCTTTCTCACATTTCTGCATATAGTCCATCCATCTACCTCAGGTAGCATCAAATCCAATATTAAAAGATTATAATCATTTTCTTCTATCTTTTTTAAAGCCGTTTGACCATCAAAAGCTTCATCAACCCTGAAACCTTCCTTCTCCAGATAAAGCCTTACCAGGTCCACTATTTTCTTTTCATCATCCACTACGAGTATCTTAGGCTCCATCATTAAAACCAGCCCCTTAAAAAAGAGTTTATAAAATCATTATAATTTCATTACTCAAGTAACGTCAATAATTTAAATCACAGTATATTTTTAAAGCTTTTTCCTCATTTCTCCGCTTGCCCCATCAATATAATAATCCCCTTTAATTAATAAAGATGAAACGGGTACAATTTCATATCCCTGTTTTATCAACTCGGGTAAAATTATTTTTAAAGCCTCGGGGGTGTTCTTTCCATTATTATGGAAAAGGACTATGGAACCCGGTTTTACCCTTTTAATTACCCTGTCATATATAGCCGATGCGCTTAAATCCTTCCAGTCCAAGGAATCCACATCCCATTGGATAACATAATACCCAAGTTCCTGAGCTGTTTTTATTAATGTATCGCTGTATTCCCCAAAGGGTGGCCTGAAAACTTTGCAATCCTGCCCGGTTAACTCCTTAATCCTGAGATGGGTAGATTGAATCTCTTTTACCACTTCATCTTTTGAGAGCTTTCCCATATGAGGATGAGTAGCAGAATGATTCCCTATTTCATGTCCAAAAGAAGCAATAAGTTTTGTCATTTCCGGGTATTTATCCATCCACATTTTCACAAGGAAAAAGGTGGTTTTTATTTTATATTTGTCCAATATGTCTAAAATCTCCGGAGTTTTATCCGCCCCCCAGGCAGCATCAAAAGATATTGCAATCCTTTTTTCCTGAGTCTCAACCCTGTATATAGGAAGCAATCTGTCGAAAAAAGAAAAAACCCTCAATGTCTTATCATAATCCGAAAAATAAAAAGAGTAGAACAAAAGGGCAATTATCATGATATAAATTAACACCAATAATCTTTTTCTTATGGTTCTCATTGTCCTTTC harbors:
- a CDS encoding polysaccharide deacetylase family protein, yielding MRTIRKRLLVLIYIMIIALLFYSFYFSDYDKTLRVFSFFDRLLPIYRVETQEKRIAISFDAAWGADKTPEILDILDKYKIKTTFFLVKMWMDKYPEMTKLIASFGHEIGNHSATHPHMGKLSKDEVVKEIQSTHLRIKELTGQDCKVFRPPFGEYSDTLIKTAQELGYYVIQWDVDSLDWKDLSASAIYDRVIKRVKPGSIVLFHNNGKNTPEALKIILPELIKQGYEIVPVSSLLIKGDYYIDGASGEMRKKL